A single Fusarium oxysporum Fo47 chromosome IV, complete sequence DNA region contains:
- a CDS encoding ubiquitin-like autophagy protein Apg12-domain-containing protein — protein sequence MSDNPPPEWVPSSSPSPSNASPMPLADNEGPGSGAASPNLPLTMSASVVLADLPRDASAALATAGAFKADKVVVRFKPVGSAPLLAQDVCKISATRRFEEVVRYLRKKLRCKETDSVFLYVNSAFAPSLDEVVGNLHQCFKNAHGQLVVAYSLTPAFG from the exons ATGTCAGACAACCCGCCACCAGAATGGGTgccctcatcatctccatcacccTCCAACGCCTCACCCATGCCTCTCGCCGATAATGAAGGACCAGGCAGCGGCGCTGCATCTCCAAACTTACCACTCACTATGTCCGCCTCAGTGGTGCTGGCTGATCTACCACGGGATGCGAGCGCCGCACTTGCAACTGCTGGAGCCTTCAAGGCAGACAAGGTTGTAGTGCGATTTAAGCCCGTGGGGTCTGCTCCGTTGTTGGCGCAAGATGTGTGCAAGATTAGCGCGACAAGGCGCTTTGAAGAGGTTGTGAGATATCtcaggaagaagctgaggtgCAAAGAGACAGATAGTGTCTTCTTGTACGTCAACAGTGCCTTTGCGCCGTCTTTGGACGAGGTTGTGGGTAACCTACATCAG TGCTTTAAAAATGCCCACGGTCAACTTGTGGTTGCCTACTCTCTCACTCCTGCTTTCGGATGA
- a CDS encoding CWC16 protein, protein MQGFNMGRYVPPEVEGTTSGNRLHNKHPLGARASKPGSLTVRFELPFAVWCNSCPKPTIIGQGVRFNAAKRRVGSYFSTPIWSFKFRHADCGGEIEIRTDPKNTAYVVTEGGAKRDTGEDVQREGDAVIMTDQEREALRKNAFSSLEKTIEDREQLKRATLRIDDLLEASAKHWDDPYTQNQKLRKAFRAGRKERERDAAATGDLQDRMSLGIDIVPGTEEDARRAALVDFGPVVDDGRDRALSKPLFQTEGSKKKPLDPKGGGKLKADKEASKRKDALVSELMGNTRASKDPFLIDKRHETKGPARLPGVKRKRSPQEVESRNLEPPSKAQAPASPAGLVDYDSD, encoded by the coding sequence ATGCAGGGCTTCAACATGGGCCGCTACGTCCCGCCCGAAGTAGAAGGCACCACATCCGGCAACCGTCTTCACAACAAACACCCGCTCGGCGCACGCGCCTCAAAGCCTGGCTCCCTCACCGTCCGCTTCGAGCTTCCCTTCGCCGTCTGGTGCAACAGCTGTCCCAAGCCCACAATAATCGGCCAAGGCGTTCGCTTCAACGCCGCAAAGCGCCGCGTGGGGAGTTATTTCTCAACGCCGATTTGGAGTTTCAAGTTTCGTCATGCGGATTGCGGAGGCGAGATTGAGATTCGCACGGATCCGAAGAATACGGCGTATGTTGTCACGGAGGGCGGTGCGAAGAGGGATACGGGGGAGGATGTGCAGCGCGAAGGGGATGCGGTTATCATGACGGATCAGGAGAGGGAGGCGTTGAGAAAGAATGCATTTTCGAGTTTGGAAAAGACTATTGAGGATAGGGAGCAGCTCAAACGCGCGACGCTACGGATAGacgatcttcttgaggcATCTGCGAAACATTGGGATGATCCGTATACGCAGAATCAGAAGCTACGGAAGGCATTCAGGGCAGGGCGCAAAGAGCGGGAGCGCGATGCTGCGGCTACAGGGGATCTTCAAGATCGCATGAGTCTTGGCATAGATATTGTTCCTGGAACAGAGGAAGATGCTCGCCGTGCGGCTCTTGTCGACTTTGGACCtgtggttgatgatggcagAGATCGAGCATTGTCGAAGCCCTTATTTCAAACCGaagggagcaagaagaaaCCATTGGACCCGAAAGGTGGAGGCAAGCTGAAGGCTGACAAGGAGGCTTCGAAACGTAAAGATGCGTTGGTGTCGGAACTTATGGGCAACACTAGGGCCTCCAAGGATCCTTTCCTGATCGACAAACGACATGAGACGAAAGGACCGGCCAGACTGCCAGGTGTGAAGCGGAAGAGATCACCACAAGAAGTAGAGTCACGGAATTTGGAGCCACCATCCAAGGCGCAGGCGCCTGCTTCGCCAGCAGGCCTGGTTGACTACGACTCCGATTAA
- a CDS encoding peptidase M24, structural domain-containing protein: MKLPRAPLRSFEYRLPLQARSVRSISTISSPTRTTACRALPSNTPYSRRAYAVVSAADLRFGQPVYETHPHILQPNEITQGITAQEYADRRALLAQSMTEGSIAVLHAASLQYKSGAVFHQYRQESNFLYLTGWMEENAIAVIEKTGPEYGDYIFRMFVKPKNAREEQWNGYRNGVDAARDIFNADEAYTINEAEQLLPKILKSAKLIYADSPPSKGSVASTANWLWGLISGRESRPSRTPLYSVMNKLRVVKSEAEVANMRIAGQISGRVITDAMRRPWKREKDLHWFLDYQFAVNGCEGPAYIPVVAGGERANCIHYTVNNSTFKEDEFILIDAGGEYGTYITDISRTWPASGRFTPAQRDLYQAVLNVQRSSVSLCRESSKLSLEDIHNVTARGLVDQLRGIGFNVNMANIDQLFPHHVGHYIGLDVHDCPGYSRRETLRKGHCVTIEPGVYVPHDDRWPAAFRGMGVRIEDSVCVDDDSPYILSTEAVKEIDDIEALRS; this comes from the coding sequence ATGAAGCTCCCTCGAGCTCCATTACGGAGCTTTGAGTATCGTCTGCCCCTCCAAGCTCGGTCGGTGAGAAGCATATCAACAATATCTAGTCCTACAAGGACGACAGCCTGCCGAGCTCTACCATCAAATACTCCGTACAGCCGTCGGGCGTACGCCGTTGTCTCCGCCGCCGACCTCCGATTCGGACAGCCAGTCTACGAAACACATCCTCATATCCTACAACCAAACGAAATCACACAAGGGATCACAGCGCAAGAATATGCTGATCGCCGAGCTCTCCTCGCGCAGTCGATGACAGAGGGCAGTATTGCCGTTCTGCATGCTGCATCTCTCCAGTACAAGTCTGGTGCTGTCTTTCACCAATATCGACAAGAGTCCAACTTTCTATACCTTACaggatggatggaagaaaaTGCCATTGCGGTGATTGAAAAGACTGGTCCTGAGTATGGTGACTACATATTCCGTATGTTTGTCAAGCCCAAAAATGCTCGTGAGGAGCAATGGAATGGTTATCGCAATGGTGTGGATGCTGCAAGAGATATCTTCAACGCCGATGAAGCATATACGATAAACGAGGCAGAGCAATTGCTTCCCAAGATTCTCAAATCAGCCAAACTCATATATGCAGACTCACCACCCTCAAAGGGTAGTGTTGCTTCGACAGCTAATTGGCTTTGGGGGCTCATCTCAGGGCGAGAATCTCGACCCTCCCGAACTCCGCTCTACTCAGTCATGAACAAACTTCGGGTGGTCAAGAGTGAAGCAGAGGTCGCTAATATGCGTATTGCTGGTCAAATTTCGGGTCGTGTCATCACAGATGCAATGCGCCGACCGTGGAAACGTGAGAAGGACTTGCATTGGTTCCTTGACTACCAATTCGCCGTCAATGGCTGCGAAGGCCCGGCATATATCCCCGTGGTAGCTGGCGGTGAGCGCGCAAACTGCATTCACTATACGGTGAATAACAGCACGTTCAAAGAGGACGAATTTATTCTCATTGACGCAGGCGGCGAGTATGGCACCTACATTACTGACATATCTCGCACTTGGCCAGCTTCTGGCCGCTTCACCCCTGCTCAGCGCGACCTATACCAGGCCGTCCTCAACGTGCAGCGATCCAGTGTGTCACTCTGCAGGGAAAGCTCCAAGCTCTCACTAGAGGACATTCACAACGTTACCGCGAGGGGTCTTGTTGACCAACTACGAGGCATCGGGTTCAACGTCAACATGGCCAACATTGACCAGCTGTTTCCCCACCACGTTGGTCACTACATCGGCCTTGACGTGCATGACTGCCCTGGCTACAGCCGTCGCGAGACTCTTCGCAAGGGTCACTGCGTTACCATAGAGCCGGGTGTTTACGTCCCCCATGATGACCGATGGCCGGCCGCCTTCCGGGGTATGGGTGTCCGAATCGAGGACAGCGTATGCGTAGACGACGACTCACCCTACATTCTGTCCACTGAAGCCGTCAAAGAGATTGACGATATCGAAGCGCTGCGATCATGA
- a CDS encoding protein serine/threonine kinase activating protein DBF4, which produces MATISLSPTPGPISAMSSRRGPLTNNPNVANSPLRGASALAGYAKQKRSYATVQREETYGQPPPLKKQVLDNGVQRPVRSPTRSTRTQVLVQRGATRPSTKERTSRAAPTNVSREADTEKEAWKKHHRAKFPKMVFYFESIPDDVRARLTKRVNYLGARQEPFFSIDVTHVVTTRTIPPERQEAHQDQNQGHHGEHNESEEQPQTINPSLLNRNTEARRKLLSEFRNAPSRSQQLDDPLKRTRGSKNNDVLYKAREMGKKIWTLDKFQNMLAVLLEAETSHSTYGSRSTATRGNYGASREPNLLQLLHNERLNGPSDRDPSAVHRELCYFKGPHIYVWDMDEKNKPIMVREYPKVANKADGEWPQFRSVGNGRCPFVEDHDVPEKDHRRQREQEKARLAKREEAAPVLKPPQVPMPKPVTGKRTIAEMEDGQSRARAATPTDIFNPARAAMSKAVDARPQNAFTSRAAAGRLFAGEPVASGVQPSNITSAIRSQMVSSTSGINGAKAGTSKEVHGLQRKVLQKAAPASFDVSSRRLAEVSMDVASSRSTTMGRHTSRPAEVQEEDAQKTERRTQSQPLKSKRDLKPGYCENCQDKFRDFDEHILSRKHRKFAENDENWTELDSLLSQIKRMPKYASGSDEEEVW; this is translated from the exons ATGGCAACGATATCTTTATCACCAACGCCTGGTCCCATATCGGCCATGTCTTCGAGACGGGGCCCGTTAACGAACAACCCCAACGTTGCCAATTCGCCTCTGAGAGGTGCTTCCGCTCTGGCTGGATATGCAAAGCAGAAGCGTTCATATGCTACCGTTCAGCGTGAAGAAACCTATGGCCAGCCGCCGCCTCTAAAGAAGCAGGTACTCGATAATGGCGTGCAGCGTCCGGTTCGATCACCAACCCGGTCCACCAGGACTCAGGTTCTGGTTCAACGTGGCGCTACGCGTCCTTCTACTAAGGAAAGAACCTCAAGGGCTGCTCCGACAAATGTCTCCCGTGAGGCCGACACTGAGAAGGAAGCATGGAAGAAGCATCATCGTGCCAAGTTTCCTAAAATGGTCTTCTATTTCGAGAGTATACCCGATGATGTTCGTGCTAGACTAACAAAGAGGGTCAACTATCTTGGTGCT AGACAAgaacccttcttctccattGACGTTACCCATGTCGTCACCACTCGAACAATTCCACCTGAAAGACAAGAGGCGCATCAAGACCAGAACCAAGGACACCATGGCGAGCACAACGAGTCCGAAGAACAGCCTCAGACCATTAATCCATCTTTATTGAACCGTAATACCGAAGCTCGAAGAAAGCTACTGTCCGAGTTCCGCAATGCACCTTCAAGGTCGCAGCAGCTTGATGACCCTTTAAAGCGAACCCGAGGATCAAAGAACAATGATGTGCTGTACAAAGCTCGTGAGATGGGCAAGAAGATCTGGACACTGGACAAGTTCCAAAACATGCTTGCAGTCTTGCTTGAGGCAGAGACAAGCCACAGCACGTACggttcaagatcaacagccaCTCGCGGTAATTATGGTGCTTCGAGGGAGCCTAACCTGCTCCAGCTGTTGCACAATGAACGCCTAAACGGACCATCTGACCGTGATCCTTCTGCTGTTCATCGTGAATTATGCTATTTCAAGGGACCTCACATTTATGTATGGGATATggacgagaagaacaagcccATCATGGTTCGAGAGTACCCCAAGGTTGCTAATAAGGCAGATGGTGAGTGGCCTCAGTTCCGAAGCGTTGGAAACGGTCGATGCCCGTTTGTGGAGGACCACGATGTGCCTGAAAAGGATCATCGAAGACAACGAGAGCAGGAAAAGGCACGCCTTGCCAAGCGTGAGGAAGCTGCCCCTGTTCTCAAGCCTCCTCAGGTCCCAATGCCCAAGCCGGTGACAGGAAAGCGAACCATtgctgagatggaggatggTCAGAGCAGAGCCCGTGCTGCGACGCCTACTGATATCTTCAACCCCGCCAGGGCGGCCATGTCGAAAGCAGTGGATGCCCGACCTCAGAACGCCTTCACAAGCCGTGCTGCCGCTGGCCGGCTTTTTGCTGGCGAGCCTGTGGCATCTGGAGTGCAGCCTTCTAACATTACCTCAGCCATTCGATCGCAGATGGTCTCTTCGACATCTGGTATCAATGGAGCGAAGGCTGGAACCAGTAAAGAGGTTCATGGCCTGCAGCGCAAGGTGTTGCAGAAGGCTGCCCCTGCTTCCTTTGACGTGAGCTCGCGCCGTCTTGCCGAGGTTTCAATGGACGTTGCATCAAGCAGATCAACAACGATGGGCCGACACACTTCGCGACCTGCTGAGGTGCAAGAAGAGGATGCTCAAAAGACTGAGCGGAGGACACAGTCGCAACCTCTTAAGAGTAAGCGGGACCTCAAGCCTGGCTATTGCGAGAACTGTCAGGACAAGTTCCGCGATTTTGACGAG CACATTTTATCTCGCAAACACCGGAAGTTTGCTGAAAACGACGAAAACTGGACTGAGCTTGATTCTCTCCTGTCACAAATCAAGAGGATGCCCAAGTACGCATCCGGTtctgacgaggaggaagtctGGTAG
- a CDS encoding putative GNAT family N-acetyltransferase: MGSHDSLNQAEGAPRFWYRDNFFLTNDKSYLCPQTFNKSLDDNWWSSPLPQGQLQRVLDNCLTLAVYYTPQTAEEMKRNGIAQPKDGSPHKMVGFARVVTDYVTLAYLTDVFVLEEFQRRGLASWLMKALKEIVDEWKHMRGLLLMTHDQAAARLYQRELGAQEFEKGPSAGLVMLEMAGPAEKPTPKH; the protein is encoded by the exons ATGGGCTCCCACGACTCTTTGAACCAGGCTGAGGGTGCCCCCCGGTTCTGGTACCGTGATAACTTCTTCCTCACAAACGACAAGTCCTATCTGTGTCCCCAAACTTTCAACAAGTCTCTCGATGACAACTGGTGGAGCAGCCCCTTGCCGCAAGGACAACTCCAAAGAGTGCTGGATAACTGCTTGACTTTGGCGGTGTACTATACTCCACAGACTGCCGAAGAGATGAAGA GGAATGGCATCGCTCAACCCAAAGATGGCTCTCCGCATAAGATGGTCGGTTTCGCTCGTGTGGTGACCGACTATGTAACTCTCGCCTATCTCACAGACGTATTTGTCCTCGAGGAATTCCAGCGGCGGGGCTTagcatcatggctgatgaAGGCTCTCAAAGAGATAGTTGACGAATGGAAGCACATGCGTGGGCTTCTCCTCATGACACACGACCAAGCCGCAGCTCGGCTGTATCAAAGGGAGTTAGGCGCCCAAGAGTTTGAAAAGGGACCATCAGCCGGACTAGTAATGCTCGAAATGGCCGGTCCAGCCGAGAAGCCCACGCCCAAGCATTGA
- a CDS encoding L-Aspartase-like protein: protein MNLKTSAHAESTLDIWKQLRDLKNGKEKIVLDGNNLDIASLVAAARHGIKPEISKDEELARRIALSVDALAEYLSHKYVVYGVNTGFGGSADVRTDEWLENQIGSLQHTQSAIITSTDKNPGGNSEREPSHIMPPEWVRGAILTRANQNMRGQSAVRLEVLQRLIKLLHHDITPMVPIRGTISASGDLMPLSYIAGAVTGNPDIFVQVGKGSSAKVMPSDEALRASGLSPSGLGPKEALGLINGTAPSVSVASLVLYDAQQLAVLAQVLTAFASEAMGGNVEWTIPFIHAVRPHPGQIEAAANIRSFLQGSEFVVGLEGRKRTGDGLWQDRYSTRTSPQWIGPYLEDLLLAQKQISVELNSTSDNPLIDASEKDGKVVGDVYSGGNFQAVAVTSAMDKTRLALQMIGRMVFSQVSEMINPSTNNGLEANLNISDKENFTMKGIDVNMSAYMSELAALAHPVSSHVMSAEMHNQGINSLALLSARRTLEAADLVAHMCACHIYVSCQAVELRATHRLFLDTLREKVLLNKTGNGPFHAFGLEDAAIERIGEVSFAVVEREWFDHNIGCWKDRIIPTVDAVMAPVTQFLTAEKIDCPISSLAVFRGQFHKAVVDTASSIFYPNMAIRSVDVATKLGDGTAPLYTWVRSKLEVPTQCGLDDDPLYNVHKGLPTEGKKTIGSWVSMVYESVRGNMMDVIMGSIETERSAPRTVEEYEKLCQDLRQTEWGTDRKQTELKRAIWNKKNSAQE, encoded by the coding sequence ATGAACCTCAAAACCTCGGCTCATGCCGAGTCAACACTGGATATTTGGAAACAACTACGAGACTTGAAGAACGGCAAAGAGAAGATCGTTCTCGATGGTAACAATCTCGACATTGCTTCTCTAGTCGCAGCCGCTCGTCATGGTATCAAGCCTGAGATCAGCAAAGACGAGGAGCTCGCTCGCCGCATCGCTCTAAGTGTTGACGCACTAGCTGAGTACTTGTCACACAAATACGTAGTATATGGTGTCAATACAGGTTTTGGAGGAAGTGCAGATGTTCGAACTGACGAATGGTTGGAGAACCAAATTGGCTCTCTTCAACATACACAGAGTGCCATTATCACTTCTACCGACAAAAACCCTGGCGGCAACTCTGAAAGAGAGCCGTCTCACATCATGCCCCCTGAATGGGTTCGAGGAGCTATACTTACTCGGGCGAACCAGAATATGCGTGGACAAAGCGCTGTTCGACTGGAAGTATTGCAGAGATTGATCAAACTGCTTCACCACGATATTACCCCTATGGTTCCTATTCGAGGTACTATTTCGGCGTCTGGAGATCTCATGCCTTTATCTTACATCGCTGGAGCGGTCACTGGAAACCCGGATATCTTCGTTCAAGTTGGTAAAGGGTCGTCAGCCAAGGTGATGCCTTCAGATGAAGCTCTACGGGCTAGCGGTCTCTCACCAAGCGGTCTTGGGCCAAAAGAAGCTCTCGGTCTTATCAATGGAACTGCTCCATCTGTATCTGTTGCCAGTCTGGTCCTCTATGATGCGCAACAGCTGGCTGTGCTTGCTCAGGTATTGACAGCATTTGCATCCGAGGCCATGGGTGGCAACGTTGAGTGGACAATTCCTTTTATCCATGCTGTAAGACCACACCCTGGCCAGATTGAGGCAGCTGCCAACATAAGAAGCTTTCTACAAGGCTCAGAGTTCGTCGTTGGATTGGAGGGCCGCAAGAGAACTGGCGATGGCCTTTGGCAAGATCGATATTCTACTCGCACGAGTCCCCAATGGATTGGTCCTTATCTAGAGGACCTCCTGCTTGCCCAGAAACAAATTTCGGTGGAACTCAATTCGACTTCGGATAACCCCTTAATTGACGCATCGGAGAAAGATGGAAAAGTGGTTGGCGATGTGTATTCAGGAGGGAACTTCCAGGCTGTTGCTGTAACTTCTGCCATGGACAAGACACGACTTGCTCTCCAGATGATTGGACGCATGGTCTTCTCTCAGGTCAGCGAGATGATCAACCCTTCGACTAACAATGGCCTTGAAGCCAATCTCAACATTAGCGACAAGGAGAATTTCACCATGAAGGGCATTGACGTAAACATGTCTGCATACATGTCCGAGTTAGCTGCCCTGGCTCACCCGGTCTCGTCTCACGTTATGTCAGCTGAGATGCATAACCAGGGCATCAATTCACTTGCTCTGCTTTCAGCTCGACGAACCTTGGAGGCTGCCGATCTTGTCGCGCATATGTGTGCTTGTCACATTTACGTTTCATGCCAAGCAGTCGAGCTTCGGGCGACACATCGGCTTTTCCTGGACACGCTTCGTGAAAAAGTGCTATTGAACAAGACTGGCAACGGACCATTCCATGCATTTGGCCTGGAGGACGCCGCTATCGAGAGAATCGGTGAGGTTTCTTTCGCTGTCGTCGAGCGGGAGTGGTTTGACCACAATATCGGTTGCTGGAAGGATCGCATTATACCCACCGTCGATGCTGTAATGGCACCCGTTACGCAATTCCTGACTGCCGAGAAGATCGATTGTCCGATATCCAGTCTTGCAGTATTCCGTGGCCAGTTCCACAAAGCAGTCGTGGATACTgcttcttccatcttctATCCTAACATGGCAATACGCTCTGTCGACGTGGCTACCAAACTAGGTGATGGAACCGCTCCGTTGTATACTTGGGTTCGATCCAAGTTGGAAGTCCCGACACAATGtggtcttgatgatgatcccCTATACAACGTACACAAAGGCCTTCCAACTGAGGGCAAGAAGACTATTGGTAGTTGGGTGAGCATGGTGTATGAGAGCGTCAGAGGCAATATGATGGACGTTATCATGGGGAGCATCGAGACTGAACGTTCAGCGCCCCGGACAGTTGAAGAGTACGAGAAGCTCTGTCAGGATCTGAGGCAAACCGAATGGGGGACCGACAGAAAGCAAACTGAACTTAAGAGGGCCATTTGGAATAAAAAAAACTCTGCTCAGGAATGA
- a CDS encoding ketopantoate hydroxymethyltransferase-domain-containing protein: protein MSSLINPTMRSCASLLSRVSVPSTRPASRTLGRAIRPLIIGGAAQTRYSSHSPMGAPPAVQRKKVTVGTLRSMHRKGDPITVMTAHDFPSGHVADHAGMDIILVGDSLAMVALGMEDTSEIILEEMLLHCRSVARATKSAFTVGDLPMGTYEISPDQALATAIRFIKEGRVQGVKLEGGKEMAPTIKKITTAGIPVLGHIGLTPQRQNALGGFRVQGKTSSGAMSILEDALALQEAGCFAMVVEAVPAEVAALITEKLSIPTIGIGAGNGTSGQVLVQVDMIGNFPPGRFLPKFVKKYGDVWGESLRAIEAYRDEVKSRQYPAPEHTYPISAEELENFTKAVKDS from the exons ATGTCATCTCTTATCAATCCTACCATGAGGTCATGTGCCTCTCTCCTATCCCGGGTGTCCGTCCCATCCACTCGGCCGGCATCCCGGACCCTCGGCCGAGCCATTCGGCCCCTCATCATCGGAGGTGCGGCGCAAACCCGGTACAGCTCTCACTCTCCCATGGGTGCACCTCCGGCCGTTCAACGTAAGAAGGTCACTGTCGGAACTCTTCGTTCCATGCACCGCAAGGGTGATCCCATCACCGTCATGACAGCTCATGACTTCCCCAGTGGTCATGTCGCTGACCATGCTGGTATGGACATCATCCTTGTGGGAGACAGTCTCGCCATGGTAGCACTTGGTATGGAGGATACGAGTGAGATTATCTTGGAAGAGATGCTTTTACATTGTCGGTCTGTTGCGAGAGCGACAAAGTCGGCTTTCACT GTTGGAGATCTACCCATGGGCACATATGAGATTAGTCCTGACCAGGCTCTTGCTACTGCTATCCGTTTCATCAAGGAAGGCCGTGTCCAAGGTGTCAAGCTTGAAGGTGGTAAGGAGATGGCCCCTACTATCAAGAAGATTACCACCGCTGGCATTCCTGTTCTTGGCCACATTGGCTTGACCCCTCAGCGACAAAACGCACTTGGTGGCTTCCGTGTCCAGGGCAAGACAAGTAGTGGTGCAATGAGCATTCTTGAAGATGCCCTtgctcttcaagaagctggtTGTTTTGCCATGGTTGTTGAGGCAGTTCCTGCTGAGGTGGCCGCGCTCATTACTGAAAAGCTCTCCATTCCCACCATCGGTATTGGCGCTGGCAACGGTACCTCGGGCCAAGTCCTGGTACAAGTAGATATGATTGGAAACTTCCCTCCCGGTCGATTTCTGCCCAAATTTGTAAAGAAGTATGGCGATGTCTGGGGCGAGAGCTTGAGAGCCATCGAGGCGTATCGGGATGAAGTCAAGTCGCGCCAATATCCTGCTCCTGAGCACACATATCCCATTTCGGCGGAGGAACTTGAGAACTTTACTAAGGCGGTGAAGGATTCCtag
- a CDS encoding ubiquitin-conjugating enzyme/RWD-like protein, with the protein MSSPRRRIETDVMKLMSDYEVTLVNDNIPLSPTPTYFLTDPLRQEFFVRFKGPAETPFEGGMWKVHVELPDTYPYKSPSIGFVNRIFHPNIDELSGSVCLDVINQTWSPMFDMINIFEVFLPQLLRYPNPTDPLNGEAAALLIREPKSYDAKVKEYVQKYASKDAADEAGAESEDDDELSSVASFGDDDDEPAGQMDDV; encoded by the exons ATGAGTAGCCCACGCCGCAGAATCGAGACTGAT GTCATGAA GCTTATGAGTGACTACGAAGTTACACTTGTCAATGACAACA TTCCACTTTCACCGACTCCGACCTATTTCCTGACCGATCCTCTTAGGCAAGAGTTCTTTGTTCGCTTCAAAGGACCAGCTGAGA CTCCATTTGAGGGCGGAATGTGGAAGGTTCATGTCGAGCTTCCCGACACCTACCCTTACAAGTCCCCTAGCATTGGCTTTGTCAACCGCATCTTCCACCCCAATATCGACGAGCT GTCCGGGTCGGTCTGTCTCGATGTTATTAACCAGACTTGGTCGCCCATGTTTGATATGATCAACATTTTCGAGGTTTTCCTTCCTCAACTCCTGCGATACCCCAACCCTACCGACCCCCTCAACGGTGAGGCGGCGGCCTTATTGATCAGAGAACCAAAGAGCTATGATGCCAAGGTCAAAG AATATGTCCAGAAATATGCTTCCAAAGATGCAGCAGACGAAGCCGGAGCCGAAagcgaagacgatgacgaacTCTCCTCAGTTGCCAGTTTCGgggacgacgatgacgagccTGCGGGACAGATGGATGATGTATAA
- a CDS encoding DHS-like NAD/FAD-binding domain-containing protein, translated as MAPHNDVGAFHEALRSSKRILALCGAGLSASSGLPTFRGAGGLWRNHDATSLATLSAFKNDPGLVWLFYNYRRHMCLRAEPNPAHYALAALAEKNKDFLCLTQNVDNLSQQAGHPQDQLRTLHGSLFDIKCTNCDWIQRGNYDDPFCPALAPASVDVEPGKPFPLLDASQPLDPISPDDIPKCPQCKTGFQRPGVVWFGENLDEVMMMGITNWLLEDKVDLMLVIGTSAQVYPAAGYIDKAKRKGARIAVINPEAENEEEMYKVKPGDFAFGKDAAEYLPLLLEPVIGKLETDKKEKS; from the exons ATGGCTCCTCATAACGACGTAGGCGCCTTTCACGAAGCCCTCCGCTCAAGCAAGCGCATCCTCGCGCTCTGTGGAGCTGGTCTCTCAGCATCATCTGGCCTACCTACTTTCCGAGGCGCTGGCGGTCTTTGGCGAAATCATGATGCTACGTCTTTAGCTACTCTGAGTGCTTTCAAGAATGATCCGGGTCTTGTGTGGTTGTTCTACAATTATAGACGTCATATGTGCTTGCGCGCGGAGCCGAATCCAGCGCATTATGCTCTTGCGGCgctggctgagaagaacaaggacttTTTGTGTCTGACACAAAATGTCGACA ATCTCTCTCAACAGGCGGGTCATCCACAGGATCAACTGCGTACCTTGCATGGTTCCCTCTTCGACATCAAGTGCACCAACTGCGATTGGATCCAGCGAGGCAACTATGATGATCCATTCTGTCCTGCCCTCGCACCAGCTTCAGTTGATGTAGAGCCAGGCAAACCATTTCCCCTCCTTGACGCCTCGCAGCCTCTGGACCCAATCTCACCAGATGACATTCCGAAATGCCCTCAGTGCAAGACAGGCTTTCAAAGACCGGGTGTTGTGTGGTTCGGTGAGAATCTGGACGAAGTTATGATGATGGGTATCACAAACTGGCTTCTCGAGGACAAAGTA GATTTGATGCTTGTTATTGGTACTTCGGCCCAAGTCTACCCTGCTGCAGGCTATATCGATAAAGCCAAACGTAAAGGCGCACGTATTGCGGTTATTAACCCTGAGGCTGAGAATGAGGAAGAGATGTACAAGGTCAAGCCTGGTGATTTTgcatttggcaaggatgCTGCAGAGTATCTGCCTCTGCTCTTGGAGCCTGTTATTGGCAAGCTTGAGacagacaagaaggaaaaatCTTAG